Genomic segment of Populus nigra chromosome 14, ddPopNigr1.1, whole genome shotgun sequence:
TGCAACATTGTACTTTGTCTTTGTGTTTGATAGTTCTGAGAACGAGCTTGCGATGCTTGATCTCATACAAGGTACTACTACCTTCACTAACCATGATTGAATGATATGACAAAAATGGATTATTGCAAAATGATTTATTGCTAGCTGTTATCTAGTGGAAGGTAGATGGTAGAGAGACTGATGGATTTTGAGAGTTTTGGAGTATTGAATGAATCAATGATTTAGCTGCGAGAAAGATGCAAGGAGGCGGGCTGAATGGCATTGGAATTGTACAGAATTGAACTTTGGTATCGATAATTGTTTGGTAGAGGCAAAACCACTTGAGGAAAACTGGATGTTTCAATGTATCAAAAACCATCAACTGATTTAACTGCATTTTTTGTTCATTTGGTTGGCGGCTTTATGGTTTATGGTCTGaagatttattttcatttgaagTGGACCTTTTCTTATATAATCACAAAGAGGATGTTCATTTAGCACTTGAGACGGTACAGTTGACAACTTTTCGGAGCCTTTTTAGATTGTTGATAGCTTCTGGTATCCTTTTAACCTGCATTATGAAGGACAAAAGATTAAGCTTATTGGTCGTGTTCTTGTCACAAATAAGAGTGCttcctttattttattgctAACAttccttttgtgttttttgcttATGTAAACCCTCCTGCCTTTCAGTGTTTGTAGAAACATTGGACAAGTGCTTCAGGAATGTATGCGAGCTTGACATTGTGTTCAATTACAGCAAGGTATGTGGATTCCCCATTTCTTCTTAGCTTTTTTGTTACGCCAATAGTGCTTTGGGATTTAGGTTTTCAACTTCTAAATAGGATAAAGAAAATGTACTCAACCGACattattgtatatttatttcACGACCCACAGGATAGGAGGGCATGCATTTCAGAGATTTTATTGCCAATTGCTTGTGGAAATCTCCAACATCGAATCAGTTGACTATTTTTTTAGGAGTTTTCACTTGATCATATAACCTGAAGTtcttaatgtttgattttttccgGTAGTATAGATGGAAATATTTTCCATTGAAACTAAgctttcatctttcttttgcaGCTCCATGCTATTATAGATGAGATAATTTCTGGAGGTCAAGTGTTGGAAACAAGTTCTACAGAAGTTATGAGAGCtgttgaagaaatatcaaagtcctcctccctccctccctccctcgtGTGTGTGTTATTGTCCATGGCTACGATGAGTTAATGGATTATATCTAAATTGATGCAGGTCAGAAGCAGCCTCAAATTCCATCTCATTAGTCCCCAAAACAGTGTCTGGTTGGCGGAGCCGGTAATACATTACCTAGAACAATGTTGGAATAACGATCGATGGACTCTTCAAAATGTTATGGCAGTCAAGCAGTTTTGGTGCAAGCTCATGCAGTAAACGGAGTTAGATGCACTAGCAATTCTTTCAATGCTAAACAGAGATTTAGATTCTATAATCTAGATTTGTCGCTAACTAATTCAGTAAAAATTTGATGCTCAAGGCAAGCCATcggaaaatatttatattgctGCTGTTTGTTCTATGATATTTCCCGTTTGTGATTTCCGAACATTCTTGCATTGAAATGGGCCTTAGAACAGCCGGGGGAACCCCTACTTTTTTAACTGTTGATTCAGGAAGAGCCACAGATCTTAATTGCTAAGCTGCTAGCGAGGTTGTTGTCTAGGCTTTGAAACAATTCCAAGGATAAAGTAATTTTAAGTGTATTTTAAGGaaataagagaaagaaaacagatcaatcatcaagaaacaaaaggaactttttatatgatgttattgttaCTGACCGGTGTAAAGAAATAATGATTagatttatttgagattgtaatggcaaaagtgttttttatttaaaaatatattaaaataatttttttatttttttatttttttaaaattatttttaatattcataatatcaaaatgattagaaaacataaaaataa
This window contains:
- the LOC133672784 gene encoding AP-3 complex subunit sigma, translating into MIKAVLVINTQGKPRLTKFYDFLTVEKQQELIRGVFGVLCSRAEKVSNFMEVDSIFGPDSRLVYKHYATLYFVFVFDSSENELAMLDLIQVFVETLDKCFRNVCELDIVFNYSKLHAIIDEIISGGQVLETSSTEVMRAVEEISKSEAASNSISLVPKTVSGWRSR